One genomic window of Variovorax sp. RA8 includes the following:
- a CDS encoding DUF6750 family protein, translated as MKNLISNLNVRIAMALANNAALGRNAAVAVATTALTSSAFALDANTSVNSLIQLFKLGVTLFQWAMVLGGMASICYGLLKWKKKGQDNGGDQVEARQIWMPISAGAAMICIWAIVEFAVTAAGGSTSDIGRVQSF; from the coding sequence TTGAAAAACCTGATCTCCAACCTGAACGTACGTATCGCCATGGCCCTCGCAAACAACGCTGCACTGGGCCGCAACGCCGCGGTCGCCGTTGCCACCACCGCCCTGACAAGCAGCGCCTTCGCGCTCGATGCGAACACCTCCGTCAACTCGCTGATCCAGCTATTCAAGCTCGGTGTCACGCTCTTTCAGTGGGCGATGGTTCTGGGCGGCATGGCTTCCATCTGCTACGGCCTCCTGAAATGGAAGAAGAAGGGCCAGGACAACGGAGGCGACCAGGTCGAAGCACGCCAGATCTGGATGCCGATCTCCGCGGGTGCGGCAATGATTTGCATCTGGGCAATCGTCGAGTTCGCAGTGACTGCGGCCGGCGGGAGCACTTCTGACATTGGCCGGGTCCAGTCCTTCTAG